From a region of the Malania oleifera isolate guangnan ecotype guangnan chromosome 12, ASM2987363v1, whole genome shotgun sequence genome:
- the LOC131145240 gene encoding ALA-interacting subunit 1-like, translating to MSSNAPSSSAGGPGSADLSAPRRNSKRPKYSRFTQQELPACKPILTPRWVISAFMLVSIVFIPIGVASLFASRDVVEIVDRYETACIPVTDREDKVKYIQSPGNKTCFRTLRVPKHMKKPVYVYYQLDNFYQNHRRYVKSRSDEQLKYNKSASETSDCDPEDTTANGQPIVPCGLIAWSLFNDTYNFSRNNQPLAVNKKDISWKSDRKHKFGKDVYPTNFQNGTLIGGAHLDSNIPLSEQEDLIVWMRTAALPTFRKLYGKIDADLQENDAINVILENNYNTYSFNGKKKLVLSTTSWLGGKNDFLGIAYLTVGGLCFFLAITFAIVYLVKPRRLGDPSYLSWNRNPSGR from the exons ATTCAAGGTTTACTCAGCAGGAGCTTCCAGCTTGTAAGCCAATTCTTACTCCACGTTGG GTGATATCTGCATTTATGCTTGTTAGCATTGTATTCATTCCTATTGGAGTTGCTTCTCTGTTTGCTTCCCGAGAT GTGGTTGAAATTGTTGACCGTTATGAGACTGCGTGCATTCCAGTGACCGATAGAGAAGATAAGGTGAAATACATACAGAGCCCTGGAAATAAAACCTGCTTCAGAACACTACGA GTTCCAAAGCATATGAAGAAACCTGTCTATGTATACTATCAACTTGACAACTTCTATCAAAACCATCGGAG GTATGTGAAGAGCCGAAGTGATGAGCAGTTGAAATATAATAAAAGCGCATCTGAAACAAGTGACTGTGACCCTGAAGATACCACCGCAAATGGGCAGCCTATTGTACCTTGTGGTCTCATAGCTTGGAGTTTGTTCAATGATACTTATAATTTCTCTCGTAACAACCAACCACTGGCAGTGAACAAGAAGGATATTTCATGGAAAAGTGATAGGAAACACAAGTTTGGAAAAGATGTCTATCCCACAAACTTTCAGAATGGTACTCTCATAGGTGGTGCACATCTCGATTCTAATATACCG TTGAGTGAGCAGGAGGATCTTATTGTTTGGATGCGAACTGCAGCTCTTCCAACATTTAGGAAGTTGTATGGAAAGATAGATGCGGATCTCCAGGAAAATGATGCTATAAATGTGATATTGGAGAACAATTACAACACGTACAGTTTTAATGGGAAGAAGAAGCTTGTGCTTTCTACCACTAGCTGGCTTGGTGGAAAGAATGATTTCCTTGGCATTGCTTATCTTACTGTTGGGGGACTCTGCTTCTTTTTGGCTATCACTTTCGCCATTGTGTATCTGGTCAAGCCTAG GCGACTAGGGGACCCATCGTATTTGTCATGGAACAGAAACCCAAGCGGGCGTTGA